Within Dysosmobacter sp. Marseille-Q4140, the genomic segment GACCCACGTGCCCAACTACGGGGAGTTTTACGAGCAGCGCTGGTTCGCCTCCGCAGAAGGCCCCGACGAGCTGGAGGACGAGTTCGAGCTGTGCGGCCAGTCGGTGTGCCTCAACAGCAATGGGATCTTTGCCTGTGACAGCGTGCCGGATCTGGTGATCGGCGTGGAGATCTGCGAGGACCTGTGGGCGCCGGAGCCGCCCTCCACCTCCCTGGCCCGCCGGGGCGCCACCCTGATTCTGAACCTCTCCGCCTCCAACGAGACCGTGGGCAAGGCCGCCTACCGCCGCTCCCTGGTGACGGGCCAGTCCGGCCGTCTGGTGTGCGGCTACGTCTACGCCGACGCCGGGGAGGGCGAGTCCACCACGGACCTGGTGTTCGCGGGCCACAACCTGATCGCGGAAAACGGCACCATCCTGGCGGAGCGGCGGTTCGCCACGGGGCTGACCATCAGCGAGATCGACGTGGCCAAGCTGGCGGCTGAGCGCCGCCGGATGAACACCTTCACCCCCCCTGCCGGCGGAAAGGACGTCCGGCGGATCAGCTTTGACCTGCCGGTGACCAAGACCCGGCTGACCCGGCCCGTCTCCCCCACCCCCTTCGTGCCCGAGGACGCGGAGAGCCGGGAGGCCCGGTGCAGCGAGATTTTGTGCATCGCCGCCCTGGGTCTCAAGAAGCGGCTGGAGCACACCGGCGCCCGCACGGCGGTGGTGGGGCTCTCCGGCGGCCTGGACTCCACGCTGGCGGTGCTGATCACGGCGCTGGCCATGCAGATGCTGGACCGGCCCGCCACGGACATCATCGCCGTCACCATGCCGTGCTTCGGCACCACGGACCGGACCAAGTCCAACGCCGTGCTGCTGGCGGAGCGGCTGGGCACCACCCTGCGGACCGTGGATATCTCGGCCAGCGTCCGCAGCCACTTCAAGGACATCGGCCACGACCCGGAGGACCACTCCGTCACCTATGAAAACGCCCAGGCCCGGGAGCGGACCCAGGTGCTCATGGATATCGCCAACGCCAACGGTGGCCTCGTCATCGGCACCGGGGACCTGAGTGAGCTGGCCCTGGGCTGGTGCACCTACAACGGCGACCACATGAGCAACTACGCCGTCAACGCCGGCATCCCCAAGACGTTGGTGCGGCATCTGGTCAGCTTCATCTCCGACGACAAGGAGGCGGAGGACCCCCAGCTGTCCACGGTCCTGACGGACATTCTGGACACCCCCGTGTCCCCGGAGCTGCTGCCCGCCGTCCAGGGGGAGATCAGCCAAAAGACCGAGGACCTGGTGGGGCCCTACGAGCTCCACGACTTCTTCCTGTACTATATCATCCGCTGGGGCTTCAGTCCCCGGAAGGTGCTGCGGCTGGCGGAACAGGCCTTTGCCGGCAGATACGACCGGCGGGTGCTGCTCAAGTGGCTGCGGAGCTTTTACCGCCGCTTCTTCTCCCAGCAGTTCAAGCGCAGCTGTCTGGCCGACGGCCCCAAGGTGGGCTCCGTGGCCCTCAGCCCCCGCGGCGACTGGCGGATGCCCAGCGACGCTGTCGCAGCACTGTGGCAGGAGGAGCTGGAGGGGCTGGATTAAGCAAAAACCATCCCCCCGCCAGTCGCCATATCGGGGCCCCCGCAAACTCTTCGATTTTGCGGGGAAAGGAGGAGCAAGGGAGCGGACGGCGTTTTCGCCGGAGGCGGAAACAGAGACAAGCGGACTTTGCTCCGACGCGGCGGATGCCCAGCGACGCGGTGGCAGCACTGTGGCAGGAGGAGCTGGAGGGACTGGATGAAGCAAAAATCATCCCCCGCCAGCCGCCAACCCGGGGCCCCCGCAAAATCGGAGAGTTTGCGGGGAGCGGAGCGAGGAAACGTTTGTATATTGTCTCATCAAAAGGGGGAGAGCCGGCTATGACGGCTCTCCCCCTTTCCAGCCTACGTCTCCGCGCCCGGCACACTTGACAATAGTCTGATTTCGTACTATAATAGCCTGCGTAGATAGTCCGATTTCGGACCAAGGAGGAGCGGAATGAACATCAGGCAAGAGATGAAAGAGCTGTGCGCCTGCCTGTGCCGTCAGGATGAGCTGTACGCCGCCCTGGCCCGCCGGCAGGGGCTGAGCTATCACACGGCCATGACCCTGTACGCGCTGGATCAGGACCAGGGCTGCACCCAGAAGCAGATCGCGGAAAACTGGATGATCCCCAAGCAGACGGTGAACACCGTGGTGAAGGAACTGGAGCGGAGCGGATATGTGGAGCTGCGCGCCGGACGGGATCAGAAGGAAAAGCTGGTCTTTTTCACTCCCGCCGGGAAGGCGTTCGCGGCGGAGGGACTGCGGGAGCTGTACGAGACGGAGGAACGGGCCGTAAAGGCCATGGGCGAGGCGCGGTTCCGGGAGATGGTGGCGGCCAACCGGGCCTTTACCGAGGCCTTTTCCGCAGAGGTATCCCATGGAGCGTAACGCCCTGTCCCGGCGCTTCACCGCCGCCTCCCTGCTGCGGTTTTCCGCGGCCAATGTGGTCATGATGATCTTTTTGTCCCTGTACACCATTGTGGACGGAATGTTCATCTCCCGTCTGGTGGGGACGCTGGCGCTGTCCGCGGTGAATATGTCCTATCCTCTCAACAGCCTGGAGCTGGCGCTGGGGATCATGCTGGGTACCGGCGCCAGCGCCGTCATCGCCCGGGAGATGGGAGCGGGAGAGGCCGAGCTGGCCCGGCGGGACTTTTCCTGCGTGGTGACTGTGGCCGCGGCGGCCGGCGGCGTGTTTGCCCTGGCGGGGAACGCCCTTTTGGAGCCGATCCTGGAGGCGCTGGGCACCAGCGCTTTGCAGCTGCCCTACGCGGAGACCTATACCAGAATCCTGCTGTGGTTCGCGCCGGCGCTGTTTTTGCAGACGGTGTTTCAGGTCCTCTTTGTGACGGCGGGAAAACCCGGGCTGGGTCTGGGCACCACGGTGCTGGGCGGGGTTTCCAACATGGTGCTGGACTACTGGTTCATGGGCCCCCTGGAGATGGGGGTGGCCGGGGCGGCCGTGGCCACGGGCGTGGGCTATTGTATCCCCGCCGCGGCGGGACTGTACTATTTCCTCCGCCCCCGGGACAGTGCCCTGTGGTTCGTCTCCTTCCGTCCCCGGTGGGCGATGCTGCTGCACACCTGCGGCAACGGCTCTTCGGAGATGGTCAGCAACATCGCCAATGCCCTGACCACCTTTTTGTTCAATATCATCTTTCTCCGCTTTTGGGGAGAGGACGGCGTGGCGTCCATCACCATCGCCATGTATTTCCAGTTTGTGTTCACCGCGGTGTTTTTCGGCTTTTCCATGGGTGTGGCGCCGGTGATCAGCTATAAGTACGGCGCGGAGGATACCGGCCAGCTGCGCCGGATCGTCCGGATCTGTCTGTGTGTGATCCTGGCGTGTTCTCTGGGGGCCTATCTGCTGGCAAGGCTCCTGATCGGGCCCAGTCTGATCCTGTTTACGGATCCCGGCACCCCTGTGTATGAGATCACCATGGAGGGGTTTCCCCTGTATGCGGCGAGCTTTTTGGTTATGGGCGTCAGTATTTTTGCCTCTTCCCTGTTCACCGCCTTTTCCAACGGGCTGGTCTCCGCCGTGATCTCCTTTGCCCGCACCTTTGTGTTTTTGGTGGGCATGCTGCTGATCATGCCGCAGCTGCTGGGGCGGACGGGCATCTGGCTGGCGGTCCCTGCGGCGGAGGTCCTGGGCCTTCTGGTATCGGCGGTGTTTTTGCTGTGGGGCAGAAAGAAATATCAGTATGCGTGAGAGAAAAAGAGCCTCCGGAGGTCCACCCTCCGGGGGCTCTTTGATCGCGATGATGAGGCGGCGCCTCCGGGGAAGGGCTGCATGGCAGATGCCCGGTCAGGCGTTCACCCGCAGGCAGCGCATGGCGTTGAGGATCGCCAGGAAGGCCACGCCCACGTCGGCGAACACCGCCGCCCACATGGTGGCGCAGCCGAAGGCGCCCAGCACCAGCACCAGTCCCTTGACCCCCAGGGCAAAGACGATGTTCTGCCGGACGATCCGCAGCGTCTTGCGGGAGATCCGCATGGCCAGGGCAATCTTGGAGGGCTTGTCGTCCATCAGCACGATGTCCGCGGCCTCGATGGCGGCGTCGGAGCCCAGGGCGCCCATGGCGATGCCGATGTCCGCCCGGGTCAGCACCGGCGCGTCGTTGATGCCGTCGCCCACGAAGGCCAGGGCCCCGGTCCGGTCCCGCTTCTCCAGCAGGGACTCCACATAGTCCACCTTGTCGGCGGGCAGCAGCTGGGCGCGGTAGTCGTCCACGCCCAGGTCCTTTGCCACCGAAGCAGCCACGGCCTCCACGTCGCCGGTCAGCATGACGGTCCGCCGCACCCCGGCGGCCTTCAGGTCCGCGATGGCGGCCTTGGCGTCCTCCTTGGGAAGGTCCGCGATCACGATGTGACCGGCGTAGCGGCCCTCCACCGTGACATGGATGATGGTGCCGGGCAGGTGGCAGTCCCGCCAGACCACGTTCTGACGCTCCATGAGCCGGGCGTTGCCCACGCAGACCTCCCCGCCGTCCACCATGGCCCGGACGCCGTGGCCGGCGATCTCCTCCACGTCCCGGACCCGGGACACGTCGATGGGCAGGCCGTAGGCGGCCCTCAGGGACAAGGAGATGGGGTGGTCGGACCAGTGCTCCGCCAGGGCGGCCCGCTCCAGGACCTCCGCCTCGGTGAAGCCCTCCGCCGGGTGGATGGCAGTGACGGTGAACACGCCCCGGGTCAGGGTGCCGGTCTTGTCAAAGACCACGGTGTCCGTTTTGGCCAGGGCCTCCAGATAGTTGCCGCCCTTGACCAGGATGCCGCATTTGCTGGCGCCGCCGATGCCGCCGAAGAAGCTCAGCGGCACGGAGATCACCAGGGCGCAGGGGCAGGAGATCACCAGGAAGATCAGCGCCCGGTGGAGCCAGCCGCTCCAGTCGGTGCCCGCCAGGAAGCCCGGCAGGGACGCCGCCGGAACCAGGGCCAGGGCCAGCGTGGGCAGCAGGAACAGCGCCGCCGCTGCGATCACCACGCAGGGGGTGTAGTACCGGGCGAAGCGGGTGATGAAGGCCTCGCTGGAGGACTTCTTCTCGCTGGCGTTTTCCACCAGATCCAGGATCTTGGAGACCGTGGACTCCCCGCAGGGCCTGGTGACCCGAAAGCGCAGCACGCCGCTGAGGTTCACGCACCCGCTGATGACGGCCTCGCCGGGCCCCACGTCCCGGGGCACGGACTCGCCGGTGAGGGCGGCGGTATCCAGGGAGGAGCTGCCGGTGAGGACCACGCCGTCCAGGGGCACCCGCTCGCCGGGCTTGACCACCACGGTGTCGCCCACGGCCACGTCCTCCGGGTCCACCTCCTCCGTGGAGCCGTCGGCCTGCTCCAGATTGGCGATGTCCGGCCGGATATCCATGAGGGCGGCGATGGAGGCCCGGGACCGGCCCACGGCGTAGTCCTGGAACAGCTCGCCCACCTGGTAGAAGAGCATCACGAACACCGCCTCGGCGTACTCGCCGGTGAAGAAGGCGCCCACCGTGGCCAGGGCCATGAGGAAGTTCTCGTCAAAGACCTGGCCGTGGGCGATGTTCCGCACGGCCTTCCACAGCACGTCCCAGCCGATGACGGCGTAGGGGATCAGGTACAGGGGCCACAGGGACAGGAAGGGTCCCCCCTCCCCGTTGATACTGTGGTCCGCCAGGAGAGACAGCGCCGCCGGGATGGGGATGGGGGGCAGCAGCTTCAAAAGGACCAGAAGAACGGCGGAGACAACGATCCGCCGCAGCATCTTTTTCTGCTTGCGGGAGAGTTTGCTCATAACAGAGCCTCCTTTTCCAAAGAGAGGGAGAGATTGTGGAAAAACAGCGGGAAAAAGGCCGCCGGAAACGGCGGCCTCGGGCTCACAGGTTGATGACGCAGTCCGGCTCCACCTTTTTGCACACGGCCACGACTTCCTTCATGATGGCGTCGAAGCGGTCGTCCTCGGCGTCGATGGTCATTTTCTGGGTCATGAAGCTGACGGTGGCGTCATGGACGCCGTCGATCTTCTTGATGGCGGTCTCCATTTTGGCGGCGCAGTTGGCGCAGTCCAGGTCGGTGAGGTTGAAACGCTTTTTCATGATGCAGTCCTCCCAGTATAATAAAATAGGAATATAACGATCCGGAATTACTCGCTGACGTGCTCCAGGCCCTGGTCGATGATGGTTTTCACGTGGTCGTCGGTCAGGGAGTAGAACACGGTCTTGCCCTCCCGCCGGGACTTCACCAGCCGGGCGTTTTTCAGAGCCCGCAGCTGATGGGAGATGGCGGACTGGGTCATGCCCAGCAGAGCGGCGATGTCGCACACGCACATCTCCGACTCCAGCAGCACGTACAGGATGCGGATGCGGGTGGAGTCGGCAAAGATGCGGAACAGCTCCGTCAGGTCGTACAGGGTGTCCTCCCCCGGGATCTTGTCCCGGACCTTTTCCACGATCGCCTCGTGGGCGTGGATAAAGTCACAGCACTCCACATTGTAGCGGTCCTCCATGGTCCGCCTCCTTTCATATGAATATCTGTTCATATGTTCATTATATAAAGGAAAAATAAAATGTCAACCCCTCTGGAAAAAATTTTTTGCCCTCCCGCTGCCGGGGCGTTTTTCCGGGAAAACTGGTTGACAATCCCCTGTATTCTTGTAAAATAAATCCCATGTTGACTTTGCCGGTCCGTTCCGGCCACAGATAAGGAGAGCGATTCATGAGCGAACTGGAGCAGAACACCCGGCAGCGTTTGCAGAAAAACGCCTTCATGCTGCACAACCACATCGAGCTGGAGTCCGTGGAGCCGGACCGGGCGGTGTTCCGGCTGGACATCCGGCCGGAGAGCCGCAACCCCTACGGTATGGTCCACGGCGGCGCCATCTATACCATGGCGGACAATGCCACCGGCACCGCCGCCCACACCGACGGCCGTTACTATGTCACCCAGACCAGCGCCCTGCACTTCCTGCGCAACCAGGCCAGCGGTACTGTCCGGGCCACGGCCTGGGTCCGCCACCGGGGAAAGTCCACGGTGCTGACGGCGGTGGATATCACCGGCGAGGACGGCAAGCTCCTGGCCACCGGGGAGTTCACCTTCTTCTGCGTGGACAAGGCCCTGATGGACCAGAAGGCCCCAAAAGAATAAGCCTTGCGGAAAACGCCCCCGCGCCGACAGGCGCGGGGGCGTTCTTATGCGTATTCAGCGCTTCGCCGGGGCGTCCGGCGCCAGGGGGAAGGACACCCGGACGGTAAACAGGTCCGCCACGGTCTCCACGGTCAGCTCCCCGCCGCAGGCCTCGGTGAAGCTGCGGGCGATGGAGAGGCCCAGGCCGCTGCCGCCGTCGGTGCGGCTCTCGTCCCCCCGGACGAACCGGGCGGTGAAGTCCACGCCCTCCGGCAGCTCCCGGCTGGAGGTGTTGCGGACCCTGGCCTCCGCCCTTCCCTCCCCCGCCGTCAGCTGGAGGTAGACCCGGCTGCCGGGGAGCGAGTACTGCAAGGCGTTCTGGATCAGGTTCTGGAACACCCGGTAGAGCCGCTTGCCGTCGGCCACGATGGGAACCTCCCCCTCCGGCAGGTCCGTGCGCACGGTCAGGCCGCTTTGTTCGATGGGGTCCGCCATGTCCGCCAGGGTCTGGCGCAGGAGCTTTCCCAGGTCCAGCCGCTCCAGATCCACCGGCAGCTGATCGGAGGCGGCCTTGCTGACCTCGAACACGTCCTGGACCATGGCCTTGAGGCGCTGGGCCTTCTCGTCGATGATCCGGGCGTAGTCCGCCGCGGTCCCCTCCAGGGGCTCCTGCCGCAGCAGCTCCGCGTAGGAGAGGATGGAGGTCAGGGGCGTTTTCAGGTCGTGGGAGACGTTTGCAATCAGCTCCACCTTCATCCGCTCGCTGCGGGTCCGGTCCGCCAGGGCCTGCTGGAGGCCGGACTGAATGTGGCTGAGGTCCTCCGCGATCTGGTGCAGGTCCGTGTCCGCGGGCAATTCCGCCGCGGCGTCCAGGTTTCCGGCCCGGATGGCCGCCGCCTGATCCGCCAGACGCCCCAGATCCCGGGCCAGGGACAGCTGGTGCCGGGAGGAGAGGATGCACAGCGCCAGCACCAGGAGGAAGCCCAGCACCGTCAGCAGCACCCAGGCGAAGTACAGGTTCCACCAGTAGAGCTCCATGCCGATCACCAGCAGCACGGCGGCCGCCGCGGTGCCGCCCACCATGGCCGCCGGCAGGGCCAATGCCCACCGCCGCAGCCGTTGCTGCACCGGCAGGCGGAGCGAGCGGTCCCGCAGGAGGCGGCGGAGGCTCCGCAGCCAGCTCCGCCGCTGCTCCTTGGAATGATAGCGGTGGTCTATCCGGATCAGCCACAGAAGCAGGCACAAAAGCAGCAAAAGGGGCAGGTTTTCCAGAAGCATCCAGACGCCGATGGGGAGATACTCCTGTGTCACAATGGCCCAGGAGAGACCCCTGATATTGGTGAGGATATGGAACAGCAGCCAGAAGGGAACGCCCTGATCGGTATAGCCGAAGAGCAGCGACAGCAGGCACGCTGCCACCGCCAGGAACCGCAGCTCCGTCCACACGTACACGGTCTTGGCGGCGATGGCCGCCTCCGCCCGCCTCCGGTCCTTCCGGAGAAAACAGGCCAGAGACAGCAGGCCCAGTCCCGCTGCCAGGGCCAGGGCGGCCCTGAGATAGAAGGTGTAGAAGCCGCGCAGCTCCTCATACAGGCCGTACATGGGGCTGCTGCGGGAGATGTAGCCGCTGTCGTACTGGCCCTGGAGGTAGCGGATGGGGGTCTTCCGGACCGCCATGCGGACCTCCACGCCCTCCACGCCCTCTCCGGCGGTGAAGTTTTCGTAGCCGGGCAGATACCAGCTCCGGTCCTCGGTGTAGATGCCGCTGCCGTAGAGGTCCACCTCCTTCCCGTCCTTCCAGGCCTGGGCCTTGCCGTCCTTGAAGATCAGCAGGAAGTTGTATCCCTCCGGGATGTCCGAGGTATCGGCCAGAGCTCGGCTGGTGTTGCGGTAAAGGACGCGGTTGTTTTTGCGGATGCAGTAGAGCACGTTCTTGTCCGCCTGATAGGCCGCGTCCGGCGCCGTGTGTCCGGACTCCTCCGAGGCCATGGCGCTGTCGGAGGCGGTGTCCGAGTACCAGCCGCCGGAGGTCCATCCGGAATCGCCTTCCAGCACCGTGTCGTACCACGTGAGCGTTCCCCCGGCCCCCAGGGTCAGAAAGTCCCGGACATAGCCGCTGACCTCGGAGGCAAAGGCCCGGGTCTCCTGCCAGTCGTCCTTCCACCACTCCAGATCGCTGCCGGTGACCCACTGCCCCAGGCCGGAGAGCAGGCTCCCCGCCGTCAGGGCGAAGCCCAGCAGCAGGGCGGCCACGCCGGTCCAGGCCCGGATCCGGGGGTGCTTTTTCGGCTCCACCCGAAGGACCCCGGGGGCCTCCTCCGCCCCGTTTATCGCCTCGTCCACCCGGGCGGCCACGTAGTACTCCAGCTCCTCGCCGGGGTCATGCTCCATGCCGTTCCATTTTGTATCCAATTCCCCACACCACCTTGATGTAATCTGGCTCGCTGGGGTTCAGCTCCACCTTCTCCCGGATGCGCCGGATGTGGACCATCACCGTGTTCTCGCAGGCGTAGGCCGTCTCCTCCCCCCACACCCGGCGGTAGATCTCCTCTGCCGGGAACACCCGTCCGGGGTGATTCATCAGCAGCTCCACGATCTTCGTCTCCGTGGCGGTGAGGCGCACCGGCTCGCCGTCGGCGGTGAGCTGGCGGCTCTCCGGGTCGTAGGCC encodes:
- the cadA gene encoding cadmium-translocating P-type ATPase encodes the protein MSKLSRKQKKMLRRIVVSAVLLVLLKLLPPIPIPAALSLLADHSINGEGGPFLSLWPLYLIPYAVIGWDVLWKAVRNIAHGQVFDENFLMALATVGAFFTGEYAEAVFVMLFYQVGELFQDYAVGRSRASIAALMDIRPDIANLEQADGSTEEVDPEDVAVGDTVVVKPGERVPLDGVVLTGSSSLDTAALTGESVPRDVGPGEAVISGCVNLSGVLRFRVTRPCGESTVSKILDLVENASEKKSSSEAFITRFARYYTPCVVIAAAALFLLPTLALALVPAASLPGFLAGTDWSGWLHRALIFLVISCPCALVISVPLSFFGGIGGASKCGILVKGGNYLEALAKTDTVVFDKTGTLTRGVFTVTAIHPAEGFTEAEVLERAALAEHWSDHPISLSLRAAYGLPIDVSRVRDVEEIAGHGVRAMVDGGEVCVGNARLMERQNVVWRDCHLPGTIIHVTVEGRYAGHIVIADLPKEDAKAAIADLKAAGVRRTVMLTGDVEAVAASVAKDLGVDDYRAQLLPADKVDYVESLLEKRDRTGALAFVGDGINDAPVLTRADIGIAMGALGSDAAIEAADIVLMDDKPSKIALAMRISRKTLRIVRQNIVFALGVKGLVLVLGAFGCATMWAAVFADVGVAFLAILNAMRCLRVNA
- a CDS encoding PaaI family thioesterase, coding for MSELEQNTRQRLQKNAFMLHNHIELESVEPDRAVFRLDIRPESRNPYGMVHGGAIYTMADNATGTAAHTDGRYYVTQTSALHFLRNQASGTVRATAWVRHRGKSTVLTAVDITGEDGKLLATGEFTFFCVDKALMDQKAPKE
- a CDS encoding HAMP domain-containing histidine kinase, translating into MDTKWNGMEHDPGEELEYYVAARVDEAINGAEEAPGVLRVEPKKHPRIRAWTGVAALLLGFALTAGSLLSGLGQWVTGSDLEWWKDDWQETRAFASEVSGYVRDFLTLGAGGTLTWYDTVLEGDSGWTSGGWYSDTASDSAMASEESGHTAPDAAYQADKNVLYCIRKNNRVLYRNTSRALADTSDIPEGYNFLLIFKDGKAQAWKDGKEVDLYGSGIYTEDRSWYLPGYENFTAGEGVEGVEVRMAVRKTPIRYLQGQYDSGYISRSSPMYGLYEELRGFYTFYLRAALALAAGLGLLSLACFLRKDRRRAEAAIAAKTVYVWTELRFLAVAACLLSLLFGYTDQGVPFWLLFHILTNIRGLSWAIVTQEYLPIGVWMLLENLPLLLLLCLLLWLIRIDHRYHSKEQRRSWLRSLRRLLRDRSLRLPVQQRLRRWALALPAAMVGGTAAAAVLLVIGMELYWWNLYFAWVLLTVLGFLLVLALCILSSRHQLSLARDLGRLADQAAAIRAGNLDAAAELPADTDLHQIAEDLSHIQSGLQQALADRTRSERMKVELIANVSHDLKTPLTSILSYAELLRQEPLEGTAADYARIIDEKAQRLKAMVQDVFEVSKAASDQLPVDLERLDLGKLLRQTLADMADPIEQSGLTVRTDLPEGEVPIVADGKRLYRVFQNLIQNALQYSLPGSRVYLQLTAGEGRAEARVRNTSSRELPEGVDFTARFVRGDESRTDGGSGLGLSIARSFTEACGGELTVETVADLFTVRVSFPLAPDAPAKR
- a CDS encoding helix-turn-helix transcriptional regulator — encoded protein: MEDRYNVECCDFIHAHEAIVEKVRDKIPGEDTLYDLTELFRIFADSTRIRILYVLLESEMCVCDIAALLGMTQSAISHQLRALKNARLVKSRREGKTVFYSLTDDHVKTIIDQGLEHVSE
- a CDS encoding NAD(+) synthase, whose protein sequence is MKDGFITVAAGTPRIRVADCRYNAEQIFTLMREADKQGVKVLALPELSLTGYTCGDLFLQETLLNGAEEGLRTILEATKNLDLIAAVGLPVRDRWHNKLYNCAAVIQKGEILGLVPKTHVPNYGEFYEQRWFASAEGPDELEDEFELCGQSVCLNSNGIFACDSVPDLVIGVEICEDLWAPEPPSTSLARRGATLILNLSASNETVGKAAYRRSLVTGQSGRLVCGYVYADAGEGESTTDLVFAGHNLIAENGTILAERRFATGLTISEIDVAKLAAERRRMNTFTPPAGGKDVRRISFDLPVTKTRLTRPVSPTPFVPEDAESREARCSEILCIAALGLKKRLEHTGARTAVVGLSGGLDSTLAVLITALAMQMLDRPATDIIAVTMPCFGTTDRTKSNAVLLAERLGTTLRTVDISASVRSHFKDIGHDPEDHSVTYENAQARERTQVLMDIANANGGLVIGTGDLSELALGWCTYNGDHMSNYAVNAGIPKTLVRHLVSFISDDKEAEDPQLSTVLTDILDTPVSPELLPAVQGEISQKTEDLVGPYELHDFFLYYIIRWGFSPRKVLRLAEQAFAGRYDRRVLLKWLRSFYRRFFSQQFKRSCLADGPKVGSVALSPRGDWRMPSDAVAALWQEELEGLD
- a CDS encoding cation transporter → MKKRFNLTDLDCANCAAKMETAIKKIDGVHDATVSFMTQKMTIDAEDDRFDAIMKEVVAVCKKVEPDCVINL
- a CDS encoding MATE family efflux transporter, which codes for MERNALSRRFTAASLLRFSAANVVMMIFLSLYTIVDGMFISRLVGTLALSAVNMSYPLNSLELALGIMLGTGASAVIAREMGAGEAELARRDFSCVVTVAAAAGGVFALAGNALLEPILEALGTSALQLPYAETYTRILLWFAPALFLQTVFQVLFVTAGKPGLGLGTTVLGGVSNMVLDYWFMGPLEMGVAGAAVATGVGYCIPAAAGLYYFLRPRDSALWFVSFRPRWAMLLHTCGNGSSEMVSNIANALTTFLFNIIFLRFWGEDGVASITIAMYFQFVFTAVFFGFSMGVAPVISYKYGAEDTGQLRRIVRICLCVILACSLGAYLLARLLIGPSLILFTDPGTPVYEITMEGFPLYAASFLVMGVSIFASSLFTAFSNGLVSAVISFARTFVFLVGMLLIMPQLLGRTGIWLAVPAAEVLGLLVSAVFLLWGRKKYQYA
- a CDS encoding MarR family transcriptional regulator; translated protein: MNIRQEMKELCACLCRQDELYAALARRQGLSYHTAMTLYALDQDQGCTQKQIAENWMIPKQTVNTVVKELERSGYVELRAGRDQKEKLVFFTPAGKAFAAEGLRELYETEERAVKAMGEARFREMVAANRAFTEAFSAEVSHGA